Genomic DNA from Turicibacter faecis:
TCGAGTTCCCCCGTCTCATAAGAAAATAGTGGTGTCCCCTCTTCAACTAAATCGCCAACCTTTACGTAAACGTCTTTAATGACACGGTCCATATTTCGTTTTACCTCTGTTGTCTCTTGTGGTTCAACAATCCCGCTGTATCTTTGAAAAAGTCCAGATCCACTCCCTAATTGATGAATAGATGAGACGGATTCAACATACACGATCCCCTCTTCATTATTTTTTAGAGACTTTCTTGCAAAAAAAGTACATGGAATTAAAATACCTAACACGCAAAGTACACAAAGCAAGACTATCTTTTTCTTATTCTTCCTCATTTTTACAATACCTCCTATTTTTTTCTAAATTATATCACTATTTGAGTTTAAGAGGCAACCTAAATTCATCATTATTCCCTTTAATTGAAAGACGATGACCTAGTCTTCACTCACCATGGCCGTAATTTCATCATATGATATAGTAAATTCCCCTAAAATGGAGGCGGTCTTAGTGAAGATTAAATCATTACGCGTTAGTACCCCCAATGGCTTGTGCGTCAACGTCACGACCCCCGTTCCCCTGACGCTACTCGTCGGTCTATCTGGTTCAGGAAAAAGTCAAATTTTGTTTTACATTTATAGCCTGTTTCAGCTCTTAGCAGGACACTCCATAAAAGGTCTAGCAAACGGAGAATACGAAATGTGTTTTATCCTCAATCAAAAAGAGTACCGTTACCTCGTCTACATCAATGATAATTACCCCATCATTCAACACTTATGGAACTCTGCCGACTCCTCATCCCCAACATTTGAAGAATTAATTCCCCTTTTAATGCCTGTAAAATGGTTAACCTCTATTCCGCAATTTCGTCAAACCAACACCATCACCAAATCGTATCTCCTTGCAACGAAACAGCAAACTTCTGAAATTCTCTCTATTTTTCAAAGTATTTTCGACTCCGTTGAAGACATAAAGTTACTCCATCGCCCGAAAAATACTCTCGAACTCTTCTTTAAAGAAAAAGGAGGTAGCTACCTTGAAATCCACAAGATGTCTGATGGAATGCTTAAAACATTATATTATTTAACAGAATTTGTGTTAAGCGAACCGGGTACCCTCCTACTGGTCGATGAATTTGAAAACGGACTTGGATTAAACTGTATGGGTCCATTACTCGAAGAGATGATGGGACGTGATGACCTTCAGCTCATTTTAAGTAGTCACCACCCTTACGTCATTAATAATGTCCACAGTCACTTTTGGCGTATTATCACACGCCAACAAGACACGATTGAGGCGCATACCGCTGAAGAGCTTGGAATCGGGCAAACAGAATATGACAGTTTTTTTGAACTCATTAATGTCCTTTCGTTTGAAGGAGGCGTCTAACATGAAACTCTATATTCTTGTCGAAGACGGAAAATCAGGACATAAAATCATTGATCACTGGATACCCCTACTACTGCCGACCCTAACACGTGCAAAATCTATTGCAGAAATTCAAAATAATCAATACGTTCTCTATAGTGGAATGGGTTATCCTCGTCTCCTTGGAACCGATCGTTCCTCTCCCGAAAAAAACATTCTAGGGCAAACGATTGATACTATCAATCTCTATCAAACTATCGACTACCTTTTAATATTTCTAGATGGGGACGATGATGGCGTCAGTCTTCGTCATCAAATCGTTCAACAAAAAATTGAAAGTTATCACCGCCCTCTCAGTTGCCCTTATGTAATCTTTGTCCAAAATAAATGTCTTGAAACTTGGTTACTCGGTAATCGGGACCTTTTCCCCACAACCCCTCTTCCTAACTTTCTCCCCTTTCTAGCCCACTACAATGTTAGCATCGATGATCCTGAACAAATGGAAAAGGACCCAAATTTCGCCTTCGCCTCTACGTCAGCTCTCTATCATGAACGCTATTTAAGAGCAATGATGCAAAACTTAGGTTACCGCTATAGTAAATCACGCCCCTGTCCTATCATGTATACAGAAAGTTTTATTAACGGTCTTAAAAAACGCATAGCTGAAACGCAACACCTTCAAAGCTTAAATATTTTTTTCATTTTTATGGATCAATTAAAGGAAAACCCACCTCATGCACCTACTCTCCCCCCACCTTAAATTAAGCTTTCTATCTTTTCATCCCCTTTTTAAAAAAACTTCACCCATGCATCTTATCTCAATGATACAAAATATAGTAAAATACAAGGGAATACTACAAAGATTAGGAGAAATAAAATGAAACCAGAATGGAAAATTCAATTAAATCATACGGTGTATGGTTGCTACCAACAACAACTTATCCTTGAGAATGAACAATTCACTCGTCTAGCTACTCCCCAAGAAAATATAACATTCCTTCATGACCTCATGTCGATTGAATTAGATGACTTAAAAGAAGCTTATCTAATTGAACGAATTGACTTATTTAGGGAACACTTAAAAGCCTTAAATTTTTCGATTGAATTTTTTCATTGCTGGAATGAAGAAACGGCCAATAGCTACACAGAGTATACAAAAATTGCCCACTCTCAAGAAAATGAAATTGTAGTTTGTTATAAACAGGTCACTTTACCTCACGTAACAAAGGAAGGAAAAATAATAGATAAAATTGGTGATCTTCAGTGCATTGACAAAACAAAGTACGAAGTTGCCAAAGATTCAAAAATAGGGTCAATCAAACTACAACTACTTGATATGGGGATATCAGAAATCAAGGCATAAAAAAAGAGCGTTTCAGTAAGAAACGCTCTTTTTTTAGTCCATTTGAACGGTTTTTCGACCGTAGTAAACCTCTTCATCAATCTGATTAAATGCTTTTCCAACTAAAACAGCTGTTGTTAATGTTCCGTTCACATTTAACATTGTACGTCCCATATCGAGAATTGGATCAATCGCAATTACACCAGCAATCAAAGGAAAATACTCCCCTAATCCCATTCCCGATAAGACAACAGATATTGCCATCGTCGCCGAACCTGGTAATCCTGCAATTCCAAATGAAGCTAACGCGATAACAATAATTAACATCATAATAAATGTTAAGTCAATCGGAGTTCCCGTCATATTAGCAACCATCACTGCTACTAATGCTGGATAAATTCCAGCACACCCATTCATTCCTGCATTAGACCCTAAGCTTCCAACGAACGTTGCAGTCCCATTATCTAATCCGACATTCTCGGTTAACTTTTCAATACTCACTGGTAGAGTTCCTAATGACGATCGAGATGTAAAGGCTAAAACTAATGCATCAATTACATTATGTACATAACGAATTGGATTTAACCCTTTACACGCAATTAAAATGAAATGGACTACCATCATGAGCGCGACTCCAACATAGGTAGCCAAAATAAACCCAATAGCATCATTAATTGCAGAGATTCCGCGTCCCGCAATTGTATTGGCCAATAGAGCAATAACCGCATACGGCATCCATTTAATAATAGTCATGGCAACGCTTAATATGATTTTATAAAAGGCTTCAACTAAGTCAATAAATGGTTTAACAATCGTTTCATATTTTTTCATCTGACGCTTAGTCGCTAATCCTAAAAATGTCGCAAAAATAACAACTGCTACAATATTCCCCTCAGCCATTGCCGATACTGGATTAGATGGAATCAAGCCTTGTAAGGTATCAACAAGCGGTTGTACTTCTCGAATAGCGGCATCACCTGTCACTAACTCATATCCAACACCCAGTTTAAATACATTTCCAACAATCAATCCAATAATCGCAGCAACAATCGTTGTCGAAACAAGGGTTAATAACGTATACATCGTTAACTTCCCTAAATTTTCTCCCTGCTTCATATTTAAAATCACTCGAATGATAGAAACAAAAATTAGTGGAACAACTAACATTTTTAATAAATTCATAAATCCATTTGCAATTAAACCATACCATTTATTAATTTCCGCAATAAACGGCACTTCCAATGGATTCGTTGGATATGCCCCAACGATTTGAATTAAGATTCCTAAAATAAGCCCCAATCCAGT
This window encodes:
- a CDS encoding cation:dicarboxylate symporter family transporter; amino-acid sequence: MQSAFFKDFLYLTDIRTIIFIGVLVILFGVMKHMEKKKVKFSTRMLSATGLGLILGILIQIVGAYPTNPLEVPFIAEINKWYGLIANGFMNLLKMLVVPLIFVSIIRVILNMKQGENLGKLTMYTLLTLVSTTIVAAIIGLIVGNVFKLGVGYELVTGDAAIREVQPLVDTLQGLIPSNPVSAMAEGNIVAVVIFATFLGLATKRQMKKYETIVKPFIDLVEAFYKIILSVAMTIIKWMPYAVIALLANTIAGRGISAINDAIGFILATYVGVALMMVVHFILIACKGLNPIRYVHNVIDALVLAFTSRSSLGTLPVSIEKLTENVGLDNGTATFVGSLGSNAGMNGCAGIYPALVAVMVANMTGTPIDLTFIMMLIIVIALASFGIAGLPGSATMAISVVLSGMGLGEYFPLIAGVIAIDPILDMGRTMLNVNGTLTTAVLVGKAFNQIDEEVYYGRKTVQMD
- a CDS encoding AAA family ATPase, which gives rise to MKIKSLRVSTPNGLCVNVTTPVPLTLLVGLSGSGKSQILFYIYSLFQLLAGHSIKGLANGEYEMCFILNQKEYRYLVYINDNYPIIQHLWNSADSSSPTFEELIPLLMPVKWLTSIPQFRQTNTITKSYLLATKQQTSEILSIFQSIFDSVEDIKLLHRPKNTLELFFKEKGGSYLEIHKMSDGMLKTLYYLTEFVLSEPGTLLLVDEFENGLGLNCMGPLLEEMMGRDDLQLILSSHHPYVINNVHSHFWRIITRQQDTIEAHTAEELGIGQTEYDSFFELINVLSFEGGV